The sequence GCAAAGTATAAAGTCACTGGTTACAACATTCTAGTGAGCTGATGTGGCCACTTAACTAGACTGTCCAAATATTCTAATAAATAAAGGCAGATTTTCATTTCCAGATCGATCCTCAAACAAGCAACACTCAGCATGAACTTTTTTCAGTTGATTTAACATCTTTATACAGGGTTGTATAgagttaaaaatattatatgttAAGAATTCTAAAACTATTACAAAACATCCACATTTTCTAATTAGGGATCACAGGGGAGCACATATATTTTGGGTTCAGCACtcttaaatagttttaaaagtctcttatgcgaacacaggctgcatttatttgatcacaaatacagaaaatcagtaatattgtgaaatattattacaatttaaaagaaatttctctattttaatatattttaaaatgtgatttattcctgtaatggcaaagctgaattttcagcagcatttactacagtcttcagtgtcacatgatccttagaaatcattttaataccagtaacatttttttattatcaatgttgaatacagatgtgctgcttaacatttttgtggaaactgtgatacatatTTTCAAGATTCTTTACAAATATGCTCACAAGAAAGCTTTTTTTGGAAATAGAAATCTTCTGTAACATAAgtgtctttaatgtcacttttgatcaacttaatgtatccttgttgaataaaagtattaattccttaaaaAATGGTGTATACTACACAGGATTGCTCAAAGGCAGAATGTTTTCACACCTCCCAGAAAGGGTCTTCATCAGGTCAAACAACAGGCTTAAACAAAGACCTTTTATGGGTCAAAACTTGTGGGAAAAAATCCTTATGCAAGCAGGAACTGTTTCTGGGCCTAAATCAAGTTAGGATTTCCTCACCTCAATCTCTCAAATGATGTCCAAGAGACAGACTAGGCTGACTGAGAGTCGACAGAGGATTACTGGACTAAATTTAAAGAGTAGCCTGTTGTCAGCTGTCTGCTTTAAAACCTGAGGGGGGGAAATCACAAACGCATTTCATACTTTGACTCTGAATATATCATAAACAGTAAAGTTCAAATTGTGATAAATAGATAAATCGTTTTTTAATAAACCTATAGATAATTTCCATCACACATGTCAGTGAACTCCGACTACTGTAAGAATCTTGCCAATGTGAGTCTTCCGATACGGGTTAAATGCAATTTAGAcaacatattttaaattcattcgTGTGTGTTGTCTGAACTGGTGAACCTGGAGTGATGTAAAAGCTCGGCGTACAGCGTAATGTTAGTTAAAGTTTCATACAGAAAAAAGGTGAAGTTTGAAGGATTATGGGggggttcatgttcataaccttcctctTATAAGATTgggtaatgttgaattttcatgaactgcaatgtttttggttttatgtcaatgttttatgatacatgatgaacagtattagatttgtttttaactgtctacatttgcaatttaaataatattcatgaaaaacataatgaaattcaaagaatataaagcattattctACAAAAGGagaatagaataaataaaagcacaagatgttggaaaataagtaggcctataaggtgttgtttatatttactgctaaaacttataatagcaccaattgattcaatacaaacaacatttctgaggaaaaatatgaactatatacacttacacttattctaagttatttccactattgtacgttgttgccatatggcaacatatcataaagtaccttaaaataatatttttttccaatttttttttttttacagcacttcaagttaagccattctaagaaaagaaaaagagtcaaatatatatattttttttttataaatttttcataatgcgtgcggtagagggttaagtAATAGAAGTGTTGGAACGGTGGTAACCTTCAGTCGGCCAAGGAAAAACGCGTCCTTTATCACGTGCAAAATGTTTCGACCTTTCTCTCAACCAAACTACAGAATTGCGTCAGTTTTGACTATGGCGAGGATTGGTCATGTAAGACAACAGTGTAAGAACAGAAGCTGCGATTGGTTGAATGAGACTTGCTCTTTCTGCGTGTCTCTCAGCGTGGACATCAGTGAGTGAAGATGGCGAACTGGTGTGTGCGCGCGATCAGACAGAGCTCTTCTATCATAGCGTCTCCTTCGCTTGTAAGGTAGGTTTTCTGAGTTTCTGTTATTCAACCAAGCTTGGTTACATATTTtgctttaactaaaattaataatCGTTCTGTTGCGTAAGCTGTTTAGAAATGACTGATTCATGCTGTTGTCCTTAGGACCCTCACTTAATGTCTTCAGGTGACAGTATTTAGACAGGTTTGTTGTTGTCCTGTCGGATACATTATAATAACTGTGCAGATTAGTTACGTGTGATCATCGATGCTTCCTAGTGAAATTTGTTTACAGGTCTTTACCATATTATTATATATCGTTACATATAGAACATGTTTCACTGGGTTCAGGATGTTTGTTTCAATCTCCTTAAGCCTTTAAAAATAGTGTCCGCATATTGGCATGGCAATGACAGACTCATTTCCGACACATGTTCGTGTCAAAGCTAGTTCAGAAGACTTAACGTTACTCAATTTTAGGTTAATCGTACCGCCTCTGTTTCACCTTATGATTGGTTtagaccaggggtgtccaaactcggtccttgatggccactgtcctgcagagtttaggattggacacccctggtttaGATTATCTCTTAACAAGTTGCAGACTGGActcttaaatattttgtaatgtcAGTGTATCTAGAATCCCATGTCattgaaatattatattaaccGTTTAAGATAATAAagctatattatttttttattctttacaTGCTTGGATAAGTAAAACATTCAACACCCATTCAGTGTTGACTGCTAACTATAAAGGAGCAGTTATCCTAAATCAATTCGTTTATAGAACTTGTCTTTCCATACAGTGATGATCATTCATATTGACAAttgactttaaagggatagttcacccaaaaatgaaaatttgatgtttatctgcttaccccccagcgcatccaagatgtaggtgactttgtttcttcagtagaacacaaatgatttttaactgcaaccgctgccgtctgtcagtcaaataatgctagtcagcgggaacttggactataagggtgcgttcacacttgtcatgtttggttcgattaaaacgaaccctggtgcggttcatttgaacatatgtgaacgctgccatccgaaccctggtgcgcacctaacaagcggaccgagaccgctgaaaagatgggtctcggtccgcttccaaacgaactctggcgcggttcgaatgataaatgaacgcaacacggaccaaagacatgtaaccgaaccaaaaacaggaagacgagaccctcaaaaggacagaatcctcacgcatgtcggtttttcttgtcatagtcgcgagtttgcccatcacaggcatcagacgcgcgtctccatACGGCAGATcacttgtgtgtgtgacggatggattccgccggtgttttgactactttacacatttataagctcttcacgagttcccagctggccaaaataccatcacatgcaggctatgcacacataacgagcgcatttacctcagaaaacagcactgttttggatgttcggtaagttccgtctcaaaataggcagttcggtgataaaattgccaatgtgaacgctaaccggaccaggactaaatgtttttttttcttctttggtccggaccaaatgaaccaaacgaaccgaactacaagtgtgaacgcaccctaagagtaaataaaacacgacagaaaaatccaaatgaaaccctgcggctcgtgacgacacattgatgtcctaagacacgaaacgatcggtttgtgcgagaaaccgaacggtatttatatcattttttacctctaatacaccactatgtccaactgcattcatcactcgattcgtttggtctgatcgtgctctgacagcggcagtgatgtctcgcgcatatacttcagttcaatgagagcgagacatcactgctgttgtcagagtcacctacatcttggatgctctgggggtaagcagataaacatcaaattttcatttttgggtgaactatccctttacgtTCTAAAAAGGATAATAGATTCAGAAATCCCATTGATGAGTAAAGATAGCACATTTCAAACTGTACTTCAGTAGCTTCGCCAACCAAGTAAGTGCCATTGAGATCAAAGAGAATGCTAAAGAATGACATTCTGCTGGTATTATGTAAACCTCCTTTTGAAAAAATTGACAaattatttttgagtgaacacTTTCTTTAGGAATAAGACAGGCTGCATAATCTCAGTGTATATTTTGGCTATAATGCAAAggctgtattaatgaatgaatcttTTAACGTTTCAGGGCGACCCCACGTCTCCTCTGCACAGCAGCCCAACAGAAAAGCCCAGGAACTGGAACCGAAGAAGAGAATGGGGCTCAGAAACCAGAACCTGGTGCAGCTGAGAAAGCCTTCACAGAAGAGAAGATGCAACTGGAAGAACAGCTGAAAGATGTTACGGTAATGCAGTATTTTCAGCCTTGACATTTGTTGCATAGAATAGTGTTGGGCGATGTGCTCAATAATCATATCGTCCTGTTGTCAGCCAGTGAGATTGCGGATACACAATATTATCGCAGGGGTGCGATCTTTTTTTGATAATTGGATATAGAAAACGTAGATGATTAATTACTATCTTAATTTTTTGGCTTAATATTCCTCTTGTGGACCATACATTAATGATAGTGGGGAAAATTGAAGAATCAGTATTTCTTGCTGAACaggatttgttttgtttttaaggtCGCTGTTTAAAGCTGCTTTTGATTTTCATCAATAACTGATTATTGTGCTGTGTTCGGACCTAACGACTGTTATTAGGCCTGTATAATTGtagaagatgtaatataagtctctgatgtccccagaatgtgtctgaagtttcagctcaaaataccacacatataatttattatagcttgtcaaatttgcccctatttgggtgtgagcaaaaacacgccatttttgtgtgtccctttaaatgcaaatgagctgttgcTCCCGGCTCATTTTAACAGCTCtcgctttggttgctcaacaacaacaaaactggagaatctcacgcagccaaaatgacaattgtcagtaacggtgttcagccttacattgttcaaaccggagtcggacactgatggagagacttgTAGGATgcatctggatgtttctgaatggttagaggataaatttatgttgatgctgtggagttgatttaactcatcgactagcatgtgccatcatgttaatcttttgtgcaaatccagcattgaattgaccctcatttgtgaagcagtctggtgtaaaatgacggcatgataataacactctactacaacaacttttcctcttctctaaagcagcccaacatggcctcacccccctttgttgcgtgttcttgggggcagggtttatgtcaattttagggttagtgatgtcactaacctgggaagaagcttgttgttgtccttaaacagcgaattctttaaaagaaaatatctccctttgcattgaactttgagcgtcgtaactttgcagatgttgtttatgctcaaacagcaacattacacactaactaaagtttaaaaaagtgaaatcataaccaaccacccctttaaacaaTGACTGTATAAGAATGTGTCCCTCTTCTAACAAGCACCCCTGACAAATTGTGAATAGATCACCTTGTAATTCAAATTTAATGTGGGATGTAGTTTTCAAgtctgttttaaaaatgttttctttgaaGAGTCCTCAATCGTTATACGCATGTCGTGTTGCAAGTGTGATGACATTATGAAATTAGGGAAGGCAAATGAATGCATGTCCTAATATCAATTTGATGATAATACTAGcctggtaataataataataataacaatttaatGCGTTAATGGGAAAATTAGCCAATAACCGGTCAAAGGAATCAGCCATCAGTGATTTGTAAAAGTTCCAGTCaaaaaagtaaatgtttttcttGCAGTTCATAAAATCATGTAATTTCCTCCTGCACAGCCTGACCTTCAGTTGCCCTTGTAGTTTAAGGACACTTCTAACTAACTGTCTTATATTTGTTTGAACAAATGCTGTTTCTTAGAAACCGGAGCTGGTCATGTTACAGATTAGTGATGTTCAGAAGATTTACTTGCATGTAAATCAGCTGTAAAGTGTCTCAAACTTAATCAGAATGTGTCTGAGTGTCAGCCTCAGCTTGGTCCTTTCTTTACATTGAAGCATTCAGATTAATCAATACAGTAAATCCAGCATATTGTAAATGGTGGTGTTGCAACATAAATCTGCTgagtttttagaaaatgaacacaaaatattgCAGATATTTGAAGAAGCATTGCAAATAATTCAAGAGGTGTCATTTGTCaaacaaaagtgtttttgaGAGGAGCAGTTTATATATTGTGTGTAATTTGATTAGAAAACTCAGCATGCTGTTTGTAGTTTATTGTCTGATCATTTTTAATTGCTTTTTGCTGCAGGATAAATACAAGCGGGCACTAGCAGACACTGAGAACCTTAGGCAAAGAAGTCAAAAGATGATCGATGATGCTAAACTATATGGTAAGCTATTATAATTAGTTTATGAAGCTGTTTTATAAACGGACATTTCCGCATCTTGTCAATTTGTTTAGCGTTTTCACTCATGTTGGGTGttgggtttttgtttttttttctcaggaaTCCAGGGCTTCTGTAAAGATCTCTTGGAGGTGGCTGACATCTTGGAGAAGGCAACAGAAAGTGTACCAAAAACAGAAGTATCTGCTGCAAATCCTCACCTGAAAAATCTATACGATGGCCTTGTAATGACTGAGGTGCAGATCCAAAAGGTCTTCAAAAAACACGGCCTTCTTAAGCTTAACCCTGATGGTCAGAAATTTGATCCTTATGAGCATGAGGCTGTCTTTCATGCACCTGTGGAGGGTAAGGAGCCGGGTACCATAGCCGTAGTTACCAAAGTAGGTTACAAGCTGCATGGTCGCACCCTCCGGCCAGCTCTGGTGGGTGTAGTCAAGGCCCCCTAACTACTCGTACACACTATCATGGGTCATTACCTGGTCTTAGGTTccactgtttgtttttttgttaaaggtgcctcTGGGAGGCAAAATCCAATATGTTGACAACTGAAGGACAATGCCAGACTAGTCTTTGAGTTATGTATTAATAATAGTCAATATTAAAACAATAGTTCTTGGGTATATTATAAGAGCTGAGTGCATATTATGCAGTAGAAGATTCACAGAATCTTTGATTGGATGCTGCATTATTCCTTTGAGAATCGCCACCATTCCAGGGACAAAAAGTGATTATTCTTGCTCAGAAAGCCCTTTCAAGAAACATTGCAGTACATTATACCATTGAACATCTTTTCTTATTATACGTATTTGCTCTTATATTAATTACTGTACTGAAGAACGTTACCAATTTGGCACCACCATGTATGACGATGTGTTGACAGCAGTTGTTAGATTCCACTTGTGCTATGCAGGTTTTTCAATTTGTAAGAGAGAATAATTAATCTTCTTTACAGAACTTGGAgtaacattttattcaaaaataaaaaagaaatgtataattttataattatttaattaccaGCAGTTGTACTTCCTAACTTTCACTATTTTCATAGTGTGCAGACCTGATGAAATATCACACCTCAGTCAACAGAAACTGTAATTGATTTTTTGGAGATGTTTTTGGGAGAAGAAGGGGCGAGCACACTGAGAGATCTGTGTCCTATGAAGTCATTAGAAATGGTGGTTGTTATATGGATAGAATGATGGAGAGATGCGAACATCAGATTTAAAGGTTTACATCTGGATTCAGCGTTTCCATCCAAGTGAAAAAGCAGACAATTGTCAAATAAAGCATGTTCCATTTTCAAAAGTAGATCTGTGATTATTACAACTTCCATAGGTTTGTTGTTCATTTCTGAAATGTTCATCATAAAACAAAAGCTCAAAAAAGGATACAATGGTACAGTTAATACTTCATTTGATTATGTAAGTCCAGTATTTCTGTTATTTGGATAAaataatatagtgtatatatgtgGGCATATTTCTTCTTTTAAATGGAATTTCATACTAATAAAaaccattattattttaaaaatgactagAAATTGCCATTTTCTTACAGATGTTATTTAGATTACGCCTTCTGATATTTATTTCAGTCTTGAAATCTTGAAATGCAAGGGCATTATTTTCACTTAATAATAGACAATCGGTTATATTTCAACACTTTAATACAAAGTAGGAAAGAACATGACATATGCAATAAAATACTTTCCACATACTCAATATTTTGACAAatatgatccttcaaaaatggACTATTTTACCAGAGAACATTTGTGTCACAACCGAGCAGAAAAAAAGTGGTAAATGtcacattttcttaaaaaaattataaaaacgtACTTAAGATAGTGTCTTTTTGTGATGCCATTTTCAATGTCATATCCCCTCTCATTTTTAGGTGTTAGAAAAATAATTATACTCTCTGAAATAGCATATTGAATGAGTATTCAAGTGAAAATAGTAAGCTTTAAATGAACCAGTCAATTTTTTCCTCCTCGAGTAAGTGTTGGTGAGCATGACTGTACTAGCTTTGAAGAATGGCTTGGGAACCAAAAGATAACCAAAGATCCTATTTCCTATAACCATGAAGCATAACTTGAAGACTAACCTTGTGTAAAAATATAAGCACcccaatacaaataaaataaaaaggctgtgactgaaaacaccatagggaaaaaaaaaagaaccccTCCACATTTGCCCCATAATTTCCTTATTCCTACTCACAGTGTCCTCCTCATAACTACATTCATCATTTATATTTACCAAATGGTTACACAGCCAATTTACATATCTCACATGTGCCTTGGGCGAGTTTCTCTCCCAGTACAACTGTGCACATCTACTTTTAATGGCTTTAGTcataaaaaagacaaacatcttgtgcGGGGCAGTTATGTCTAGCATAGAAATGTAAAGAAAAAACAGGATCAAACCGACACCTAAAATAAACCTCAACCTTTTGTACATTTTTGATGTGGTACAATTtaagattaaaatataatatttcaagggaaatgaataaaaatcataaacCAGGGCAAATATGCTTCAAGGCACACAACATGAGCATACTCAAACATGAATGACTGTTTATGGGACTTTATATGTACCAATGTCTTGGGCTAAAAATGACAAGGTATAAAAACAAATGTGGATGACCACCTTGGACTTTACAGCGGATTTACACTAAACAGTTATTTCCAATATCTGataccttttaaaaaaaaaaaaaaaaaaaaaaaaacctcaatgGCTAAAAGTCATACTTTGCCTATCCTATTTGACTcgtaatatattaataatatcaaaactatgtaaaaaaattaaacctttCATCTGCCTCCGTGAACAGTGCTTTTCTTAGCTTTCTACAGCTTTGGGGTAGACACGAGCAggcaataatattataaatcatGGAAAAATATGTTTGTCTCAGTTGTGATCTATCATTTGGTATTGAATGAAGATTTTGTCAAGGCTTTTGAAAATTAAAGACAAAAACCTTTAGTATGTAGTTGTATCAGTCTCAGCTTAGAGATGTAGTTGTACACTTTGAGATGAGAACTCCTGATGCCGTATTAAGCTTTATCCATCACATTACCTGACAAATGAGAATAATACCCTCCTGAAATAGGACGATTATGGTAAATATTCTCACTCAGAGCTTGACGCTTTAATCATCAAGCTAAGACTTTAAATAGCCTGGTTGTGTGCCATTTAACTTGAGCTTCTGAAACATGCTCAATAAAAAGCTATATTAACAACCTCACAAAGGTCaactcccaaaaaaaaaaaaaaaatcataaacatAAACATCGGCTGTTTAGATAATATCGAGCATGCTTCACGTGTCTCACATTCCCACAATTGACATAACAGAATATATCCAAATGAAACAGGCAAATTCAGGTTAGCATGAGACTTTTGGCAAGCAGAACAAGAATCTGTCCTAAATTCCTTCTTATGACAAAACAAGAAACTCAGAACCAAATATCTGCTTTGTACAACATTAAGCATTGTGTTGATACTCTATTGGCAGGGAACATTCGAGTGCCACTCAAAATCACATTCAAAACAGAGGGATTTTAACATGGGGCAATGGGTTTTTTTGTGTTATATCCTGATGTATTACACAGGACAACATACTGGAAAGTTCCCTATGATGAATACTGATTACGTACCAGTGTGGCACCTACAGTCATTTTGTTCTCACAGGATTTTCTGAGGTCCATTATAAAAcagtagaaaaatatatttacagtcATTATTCATACAGCCAAATCTTTGGACAGTGTCGTTAAGAAGTTTCTCGGGATATCCAGCCACTCTCCGACAGAAAATTCAGAATCCGTTTTTTTAGCACCTTGTCCAGGTAGCTGGGTAGGCGGCTTTTCGAAGGAATGCCCTGCCGTTTCTGTAAGTGATCTTTGATGATGATAGTCTTGACAGTCAGATAGCGCGTAGGACTAAGGTTCATAGAGTTGCACAGTACCTTCTCCCGATCCGACAGCAGCTCAAAGCCAGACAGGTTCTCGATGGCTGAGAACTCACTGTCCTTCCCCTCCTCTTTAATGGCACTGACTCCTCCACCGCCACCAAGCCCACCTCCAGCTCCAACCCCTCCTCCAAGCCCGGCCGCTCCTCCTCCTCCACTGCTACCTCTCTTTGAGCCAGCAACACTTTTGTTCTCTTTCCGTTTTTCCCGTTTGTGGCGTGCCGCCTCATACTCAGCCGACTCGTCGAGCCTCGTGATGCCATTTCGCCGATAACGCTGAAGCTCCCGAACCTTCGCCCGTAGCATGCGCTCTTTGTGCATGTTATCGAAGAATTCTTCAAACTCACGTTGTGGCATGAACTGGCAAAGGGCACGTAGTTTTGTCCGTTGCTCCTTCTCTTCCTTGGTGATTTTGCGTTTCGGCGTTGCCGCTGCAGAGGAGCCCAGCGACCCTGTCGGAATGATGGTGGTAACACCCCCCAATCCAAGAGCTCCACCTGTGCCCCCAACCCCTCCTGTTCCACCTGGTCGTTCTCGCTCTTTATCTTTTTTGTCTCGTCCCAGAAAGGCTGGCACTAAATTGTAGTCACGAGCAATGTTTTTGCGGCGCTGGCGCTCCCGCAGCTTCCGCACGTACATGTCCACATGGGCTCTCTTCATTTCAATTTCAATATCTTCATCGTCGTAGTTTACAGACAGGCCACTGATGAGTTTCTCTGCCTCTTGGTCATATTCGATCTCATAGTCATCACGAAGTGGCATGTATCCAAGCTGCTGCTGCTCCGCCACAGATATGTCTAGTGGGGGCAACGGAGTAGTCAAACTAGGAGACAGCGGACCTCCACTCGGGCAAGTGTGGTCTGTCACGCGGTTGGGGATGCTGTCAGGGATGCAGGCTTTGCCCAGATTCCCATGGATATACATGCTCACATAATGGTCCATGACCTCCTGAGGGGTGCGTGATGCACCAACATGGGCTGCCATATCCTCCTAACACAAAGAAATAAtcaaagttaaagggttagttcatctgtaaatgaaagttctgtcattatttactcaccctcatgttggtCCAAAttcataagacttttgttcttcaaaacataaatgaagatgagGTGACTGTGTCTTTTCAGAAGACTCTGAATAAACAGCACGAATAATGTGGAATACATTTACATcgtttttaataaatgttttgataACATGGACTTAATAGAGAGACAAATATATCTCAGGTTtccttaaaaatatcttaatttgtgttctgaaggtgaAAAGGgttttacgggtttggaaaaaattaatttttgtgaGAACTATCAGTCATAATACAGGTCATAATAATGTGAAACCCAAACATAAATAATAttacttaataaattaagttacTGCAAAAGCACCTGCTTTCCGTATGAGTGCACAATACTGTTTGTTCTCTATATGGAAACTACATATGTTCTTATGAATGACCAACACTGTAATGCACCAAGGAATCTGCTGggttctttaaaaaaactactttatTGAAGTTTCTTCTTTATGCAATGCATCATTTGCTGCAGACTAAACATGACCAATTTGTGTTGAGGTGCACATTTGGCAATGCAAAAGATGTCAATATTGACTCAATTGAGAATCGTACCCAGTTACC is a genomic window of Megalobrama amblycephala isolate DHTTF-2021 linkage group LG3, ASM1881202v1, whole genome shotgun sequence containing:
- the grpel1 gene encoding grpE protein homolog 1, mitochondrial: MANWCVRAIRQSSSIIASPSLVRATPRLLCTAAQQKSPGTGTEEENGAQKPEPGAAEKAFTEEKMQLEEQLKDVTDKYKRALADTENLRQRSQKMIDDAKLYGIQGFCKDLLEVADILEKATESVPKTEVSAANPHLKNLYDGLVMTEVQIQKVFKKHGLLKLNPDGQKFDPYEHEAVFHAPVEGKEPGTIAVVTKVGYKLHGRTLRPALVGVVKAP
- the tada2b gene encoding transcriptional adapter 2-beta, producing the protein MADLGKKYCVNCLADVTNLRIRCAECQDIELCPECFSAGAEIGNHRRWHGYQQVDGGRFSLWGPEAEGGWTSREEQSLLDAIEQYGFGNWEDMAAHVGASRTPQEVMDHYVSMYIHGNLGKACIPDSIPNRVTDHTCPSGGPLSPSLTTPLPPLDISVAEQQQLGYMPLRDDYEIEYDQEAEKLISGLSVNYDDEDIEIEMKRAHVDMYVRKLRERQRRKNIARDYNLVPAFLGRDKKDKERERPGGTGGVGGTGGALGLGGVTTIIPTGSLGSSAAATPKRKITKEEKEQRTKLRALCQFMPQREFEEFFDNMHKERMLRAKVRELQRYRRNGITRLDESAEYEAARHKREKRKENKSVAGSKRGSSGGGGAAGLGGGVGAGGGLGGGGGVSAIKEEGKDSEFSAIENLSGFELLSDREKVLCNSMNLSPTRYLTVKTIIIKDHLQKRQGIPSKSRLPSYLDKVLKKRILNFLSESGWISRETS